ccttatcttcgacaaaggaggcaagaatatacaatggaaaaaagacaacctctttaacaagtggtgctgggaaaactggtcaaccacttgtaaaagaatgaaactagaacactttctaacaccatacacaaaaataaactcaaaatggattaaagatctaaatgtaagaccagagactataaaacttctagaggagaatataggcaaaacactctctgacataaatcacaggatcctctatgacccacctctcagaatattggaaataaaagcaaaaataaacaaatgggacctaatgaaacttaaaagcttttacacaacaaaggaaactataagcaaggtgaaaagacagccctcagattgggagaaaataatagcaaacgaagcaacagataaagaattaatctcaaaaatatagaagcaactcctgcagctcaattccagaaaagtaaatgacccaatcaaaaaatgggccaatgaactaaacagacatttctccaaagaagacatacagatggctaacaaacacatgaaaagatgctcaacatcactcattatcagagaaatgcaaatcaaaaccacaacgaggtaccattacatgccagtcagaatggctgctatccaaaagtctgcaagcaataaatgctggagagggtgtggagaaaagggaaccctcttacactgttggtgggaatgcaaactagtacagccactatggagaatagtgtggagatttcttaaaaaactggaattagaactgccatatgccactgaaatgttgtgaagtaattagcctccaactaataaaaaaaacaaacaaaaaaaaacaaaaaaaacctgccatatgacccaacaatcccacttctgggcatacacactgaggaaaccagatctgaaagagacacgtgcaccccaatgttcatcgcagcactgtttataatagccaggacatgcaagcaacctagatgcccatcagcagatgaatggataaggaagctgtggtacatatacaccatggaatattactcagccattaaaaagaattcatttgaatcagttctaatgagatggatgaaactggagcccattatacagagtgaagtaagccagaaagataaagaccattacagtatactaagttctaatgagatggatgaaactggagcccattatacagagtgaagtaagccagaaagataaagaccattacagtatactaacacatatatagggaatttagaaagatggtaatgataaccctatatgcaagacagaaaaagagacacagatgtacagaacagacttttggactctgtgagagaaggcgagggtgggatgtttcgagagaacagcatcgaaacatgtatattatctatggtgaaacagatcaccagcccaggttggatgcatgagacaagggcttgggcctggtgcactgggaagacccagagggatcgggtggagagggaggtgggaggggggatcgggatggggaatacatgtaaatccatggctgattcatgtcaatgtatgacaaaaaccactacaatattgtaaagtaattagcctccactaataaaaataaatgggaaaaaaaataaagaagaaggaTCATTACTCCCTTGGCTGCAGGAGAGGAATCTGAAGATGAGGAGACCACAGAAGGAAAAGTGAAACGtgaaatgtagaaaaaaagaaaatccaaaagctGATGTCAACCCACGCAGTTAGGAGCCTCAGTCTGACATGGGTCCCACAGACACCCGAGTTCACAAAGGCCTGCTGGGTCCCGGACAGAATGATTACCGTAGATGCCAGGCATTTGTGAAGCCTGGGCAGGATGTCCCCTGTTATGGTTCCTTGGATATTTTTAATTGTTCTCTCCAATTCTTCCTTAttctgaggaaggaaggagatggaCTTTGTGATACAGTCAGATTCCTCAGCTGCCGCCCCTTCATAATCAGCTGGGTCAGGGTTTTCTGGCTCTTCGTTCCTGCCCGACAAAGTCTTATCACATTCGCCCTCCTCGTCCTCATCCATGGGCTCCAGTTCCAGGGCTCCGTGCTCTGGCGACTCAGTCACTGCTGTGGTGTCTGTGTTTAGTAACAACACAAGTCAGCTTAAATGAGGAAACAACACAGGTGTATTAAGTAGTCTTTTCTAgcaacataataaaaaaaaaatcagcaactacaagggcacaataaagactgagaaaacagaagtaaGTGAGTGTTGTGGCTCTTCACTttcttactttcactttcactttctcttaatGAGGAAGAGACACAGGTAAACtgataattataaaaaagagTGGAACAGCAAGTACAGGGTACTTGAGGAACACATGGGGAGGCTGTGAAAAAGGAGGGTCCTTAAACGAAAGAAAGCTTCCAAAGTACtgtggttcggttcagttcagttcagttcagttgctcagtcgtgcccaactctttgccacctcatggactgcagaaaaccaggcttgcctgtccagcaccaactcctagagcttactcaaactcatgtccattgagtcagtgttgccatcgaaccatctcatcctctgtcgtccccttctcctcctgcctttaatctttcccagcatcaggatcttttcaaatgagtcagctcttttggagaaggaaacggcaacccacttcagtattcttgcctggcaaatcccatggaaggaggagcctggcaggctacaatccacggggtccaaagactcagacacgactgagcgacttcatttcacttgcttattttaactggaggataattactttgcaatactgtgatggtttttgccatacatcccactgtcactcttttttttttttttttcccaacgtAACGTATCATATTTATTACTGGTCTCAGACTGATAGTGAGGAAATAAGAAACATGAGGAGCCAAGCATTACAGTAGTGATGTTCTCACTGTGATACGGCTGCTTAAATAAGTGATCTTAACATGTGTGCCACTTTTTATGTGACGCTTCTTACAGACCCAGCTTGGTTCTTCTCCAATGTCTTCTCTTGGAGTTGTACCTAATTTTATTGccagttttcattcgaatccaTTGAGGAATGGGACGATTCTGCTTTTGCTTCTTGGCCAGGAATCGCTTGATCCTGAAAGTCTTGTGAGAAGACATGGTGCGGACAGAACTCAACCGCACATAGGATGGCGGGGAAGAGAAAAGAGCCCCACTGTCACTCTTAACGAACTAATAAAAATCTGAGCCTCATGATATAATCGTCTCTAACCATatcaaatatgttatttttcctctttgttgcatcagtttaaaaagttttgaaGGTCAAAGTCTCTAACTCTAGTTCTTCCTGGGTAATCAACTCAGTATCTTTCATATAcatgttttccaaattgctgacaATTAATTGCATGGTTCCGATTTTAAAGGAAGAACTTCATGGTTAGGGAAGAATTTACTGTGTATTTGCCttctaaatattttcactttacatttttgtTCCATTCCATTAGAACATTTAGATGAAAATACCACTTCCAGACTACTTCAAGTAACTACAGAACATAATTAAAATGTTCTCATAGAAAAATCTTTGCCCTAAATATGTGTGGTACTCGAAAAGAGCAATACATAAATTACAAAGTACATCAATATAAAATCCTACATCCAAtataaaaggtaagaaaaagagcAACAGAATAAAcctaagggaaaaagaaaaagatacttaaTAAAAGACAGGTATGGATTGttaggaagaggaaaataaattcaaCTAATAAAGACAATGTGCTagtttacataattttttaacacacatatatacatttttttaatattcttttccgttGTGATTTATCACAGGAGATTGGACATAATTCCCTGTGcggtatagtaggaccttgttgtttattcgtTTTGAgtgtaatagtttgtatctgccaaCCCCAAATCCCCAGTCCATTCCTCTCAGTTTACATAATTGTGAAGAAAATGGACAAAGCCCAAATATACATAATAAGAAATATGAACAAGACACTAACAGTTAGTATATTACAGAATTAAAACAGTATAATCTGGAActcagatattttcagaatattgatgAAATGGCTAATaggatagaaaaacaaatatcatttaaCATACCCCACAGTGACTAAATAACTAAACATCACTGATACCGTAGATGAATTTTTGAAATTGGTCAGAGTTGTGTCTTAAAAGCCATTATCatttagaaacaaggaaaaatatctgcttttccagactttctttctgtcttccatcTTGCTTTTCTGTCTCACTCATActccctcttgctctcccttttcttctcttctctcctttttttctttctttttttggtgtggcTAGGAGAAACagttctatttctgcttcacattTCGATGTCACCATGTCGCCAGTGATAGTAATGACTTAAAATTAGTGTCaccatataatttattatacCAACTGGAATGCTTTCCAGggtgaaaagaaacatttagaaTTATATGAGGACCACAAGGAAAGAGGGGGACAAATGTTGAAGCAACTTAAAACAACCATATCAGGGAtaaactaaaacaaatgaaaatttctatacttttccacagtagagaagaaacaaatgtaaTACTGGCCTTTTTATTTACTTCACTTAAGCAGTAACAGAGGTAACAACTGTTTAGCTATCCTATATTCGGAATATTATTTCAAATCAATACATGTAAATGATACTTTGGggggatttttttgtttcattttttgtgtgttttgttttccttaggGTGTTGTTTGTTGTTATATATTTTACTGAATGTGTACACAGTTTTGCCTTCTACTGAAAACTACCTTCTGATAGGTTCCATTGATTTGTTCTGAACTCAGTGTCCTTGTTTTCTTGTATAACTAGGAAGagtagtgtgtttttaaaaatactcataatGTGCCTGAAAAGTCTATAAAATCTCTAGAGAGGATAAACTGAAGGTAAGCCAAAGGGTCGCCCTTAGTGTTCTTGTTTTAGTCGATTTTATAGTACTACAACTGCAGTGAACTTTGTATACCTCTCCTATCATCGAAATAAAGTTCTGCTAAGTAActttaatgtttatattataGGTGAAGGGCAACCATTTGCTTGAAAGAAGATAAACTGAAACCATCTATGCTGTTCTTATGCTCTATATTTGACTGTTAAAGTTCTGTcaataaagtttcattttcttaaaaaaaaaaaaaaaaagagtcagctcttcacatcaggtggccgaagtattggagtttcagcttcagcatcagtccctccaatgaatatttaggactgacttcctttgggatggactggttggatctccttgcagtccaagggactttcaagagtattctccaacaccacagttcaaaagcatcaattcttcggcactcagctttctttatagtccaattctcacatccatacatgactactggaaaaaccatagctttgactagacagacctttgttggtaaagtaatgtctctgctttttttttttgtctctgctttttaatatgctgtctaggttgatcatagcttttctcccaaggagcaagcatcttttaatttcatggctgcagtcaccacctgcagtgattttggagccccaagaaataaagtctgtcactgtttcgtttccccatctacttgccatcaAGTggtgggactgtatgccatgatcttagttttctgaatgttgagttttaagtcaactttttcactctcctctttcactttcatcaagaggctctttagttcttctttgctttctgccataaggatggtgtcatctacatatctgaggttactgatatttcgcctggcaatcttgattccagtttgtgcttcatccaacccagtatttcgcatgatgtactctgcatataagttaaataagcagggtgacaatacacagccatgaaatactccttttctgatttggaaccagtctattgttccatgtccagttctaactgttgtttcttgacctgcatacagatttctcaggaggctggtcaggtggtctggtagtcccatctctttaagaattttccgcagtttgttgtgatctacacagtcaaaggctctggcgtaatcaataaagcagaagtagatatttttttggaactctcttagtttttcgatgatccaacggatgttggcaaaaACCTACATTCTTGTTCATGAACATCATAATGGCAGCCAACAGGGCTCATGCAGAAATGTCCCTTATTACAGGATGCAAACTGGGCAGTGTGGTGGGGCAAGTTCAGACCTGGCTCTGCTAACAAGCCAAGACTACAGTCCATTAATTTAACTCTTGTGAGCTTTGGATTCTTCACCAGTAAACTGGAAATGGTTTACTTGTAAGGctattataaggattaaatgcgATAAAGTCTCATTTCTGACACTTCACTGACCTTAATAAATGACAGCTATCCATTAGCCTTTGTTTTGTTTACGGACTGTGAAGCTTTAGGAAAGTTACTTTACATCTGAAATCTCAATTTCTCATATAAAAAATATGGAGTAACTAACACCTAAGGTTCTAGTATGATTCTTATGAGGATAAATGAGAATTTCTGTGTAAATAATCTATAGCTCGGATTTTTGCCCCGTACATTTTAGACTGGACTTCTCTATTGTTAAACAAGTTTTCAGAATAATACTCAAGCCATTCATTTTAACTTCCTCCTGACTCATTCACTGGTCACTACTAcaagagcagaaaaaggaagtTAAGCTGAATTTTGCCATCTTTAattcataataataaataatagaagaataggaaggaaatctggtttaagaaagtttaaaaaacttaCCCTCTTCATTCTgaagttttctcatttgttcttCAAGAGTTTTGTGGTCAAAGTGAAATGCTTCTAACACTATCACTAgcaaactgttaaaaaaattttcacaGAAACATTCATTTGATTAATAATATCATTTGACTCTTAAAAGGAAAGTTAGActtataaaaattacttttacctattttaggtatttttttactttaacaaATCTTAGTATCACCTCAttgatacaaattaaaaataaattgggaTTACAGAAAGGTTATTTCAGAAAAGAATCcaaattttacatttcaaaaacaaaacaaaattaagaagttTGGCCATACCTGACACCCAACTTTTGATTGATCTGTCCCGCCTGTAAGACATGAATGAAATGTTTCAAGTAGTATACATATGCTGACCAAGAGAGATGTTTGCAAACAGCTCCAATAACTTCTGTGGCAGCAATGGTTATATTTTCATGCTGTAAAACAAATCAAGAGCATCAGTAAGAATAAGTATCtgcaaataaaatacacatacatagcTAACTTGGTACAGTAAAAATCTTAGATAGTAGGTGATCAGAAATTATAGAAAGGAAAGAGTGCCCAAACTATGTTAAATAGTTTTCCTCTAGCTCTGGAAAAGCCTCTGTCAATTTCAAATGATATCTTCCTTTCATTAAAGGATTTAACACATTTTAGACTCTATTTCATTCAGACCTCCTTTACAGGTTCAAGCCTACAACTGTGAAGTAAATTCAAGGTGTAAAAGTTGATATATGTCAAAGCTAACTCTAGATTGCACTGGTGAACACTCATCAGCATGATGCTTTGGAGACAACTCTTTCAGACCTCATGAAGAACAGAAGCTGGATTCACTCTCATACCTTAACtaggaaagcagagaaaaatatatcaaaCAGTTTTCAGACTTTGGACATCAGTGTAGGACAGTGACCcctgagagaaaggaaacaaatgaaatgagCCTTATAACTCCCCTCAGCTGATTGTGTGGGGATAACTGTCAGGCCATAGCACAGGAGAAGAAACCCCAAGAGAGACCTGCATCTCCCTGAGCTAAGGGGTCAGAGTTGAGGCTGTGGAGCCTGAGTTCATAGGGCAGAGTACCAGAGAGAAGAGAGTTACACAGAGAGAAAAGCCGCCCAAGAGCCCCTTAAGCTTCAGCTGCGAATTGACCCGTACACGCTGAGTGAGGAAGAGATGAGGAGAGAACTACCAGAAAGGGAGACATGCAGCAGTCGTCAAAGACCACACAAGGACGAGAGCAGCTCACGCTCCTCGCGGCCAGGGTGACAAAGCTCCCGATACGTGGAGTACTGGGCATTCGGGCACTCAGGTTAGTACCTCAGTGGTAGGTTCACACGAGCGTCACACCAAGGGCTACTCGTGCCTACAAGCTTAAAAGTGAGCCTCAAAAGGACCAGGCTACTCACAAGCAGCCTAACTGCGTCTGAAAACAATCCCAGAAACACCCAGCACCTAGCAAAGGCAAATTTATGATGTCTGGCGTCTGATAAATAATTACCAGGCATACaaagaagctgaaaaataaatctaatgAGAAGACAAATCAAACAGAAGCACAGAAATGACACAGAAAACCACGATATAACTGTACTGCAAATGATCAAGAAGGGAGACGCAAGCATGAGCATGTTAAGGAGACACATATGAGGCATAAAAAAGGCCCAAACTGAACTACAGAGACGGAAAAGAAAACTCTGAGGGAAGATATACTGGATGGGATTAACAGTAGATTACACAAGGCAGAAGGAAACACTAGTGAATCTGAAGACACAGtaatagaaaaatgaaaccaaataaaacccagaaggaaaaaaaaagcctcagtgAGTTATGGGATATGGGACAATTTGGAATAGCCTAATATATGATGTAATCTCCAAAGACAAGAAGGGGAAccaaaaatatctttgaaaaagTAATGGCCAAAAGATTCAAAGTTTGACAAAGACTACAAATGTATATATCCAAGAAGCTCAAGGAACTCCAAGCACAAAACAGGAAGGCAGGAAGGCACCTGATAATCAAATGGCTTAAAACtagtgataaagagaaaaagggtggggggtgggagggggagagacATGGGCCACTCAGAACAAAGGATGACTTCTTTTGCAAACAGTATAAACAAGAAGTCAGTTCGAAGTATTCTTAAAGTATTgcggaaaaaaatccaaaacctgTCAAACTAGAATTCCATACCTAGAAACattatctttcaaaaacaaagatgagaaaaGACAAACAAGAGCTGAAAGAATTCATTACCAGTAGACCTGCActacaaaaaatttaaagaaagtctTCCTGTCAGTAAAATGATACAGGGTGAGCATCTGGACCTACACAATGGAATGAAGAATACTTGGAATTATAAACATGGAAACAAATACAAAAgatcttttctttagttttaaagaTCTCTTTGGAAGATAGCTGATGGTTTGAAGCAAAAACAACAGTGTATTATGTGGTTTAAAGCTAACATACAGGTAAAacttatgaaacaaaaacagcacAAAGATAACTAACAGGCCAACAGAGATAAAATGAAATCACTAAAAAACTCATCAAAACGCAGAGACTGTCTGATTAAGTAAAAAAGCAATATTCAGCTATATATGTTACCTACAAGAAaccaactttaaaaagaaaagtaaaaatcacaaataggttaaaaataatagaaaggtATACCAAACCAATACCAACCAAAGCtaaacagtttattttttccaCCTACACCTCTTTCCTGTTTTACTGCCATCTAACTCTGAGGTGCTTACTGGCTCCTTAAACCGGAATTTAGGGACACATTCTTTTACCTActtaggaaatttttaaaaatcctttaaacaTCCTGAAAATACATAGAAAACCTATCCTTGAACAAAATCATATAATCAAGTCACAAATCCTGCTATTAGGTCCATTAgactaaatatttatcaagtctTTACCATGTGCAGGCACTGTTCTTAGGCActgtgtcagttgctcagctgtatctgactctttgtgaccccgtggactgtagcctgcccggctcctctgtccatggaattctccaggcaagaatactggagtgggttgccatctccttctcaggggatcttcctgacctggttctcctgcattgcaggcagatgctttactgtctgagctaccagggaaacccattcttAGGCATATGTAGTATAAAACTGAAGACATTCTGAGTTCAAATACAGGTGCTGACTGTATGTCTCTGAGAAAGTTATGTAACCTCACTGATTCTCAGTTTATTCTCTTATAAAACAGCGGTAACAGTCCCCACACCATAGGGTtgagttgctgtgaggattaaatcagaATTGTGCCTGTATCTGGTATAGTGCTGAAGAAAGGCAgctattgttttatttcatttcttatgaGCCATTTGGGAAAATAATGACAATTAAGGCctacaatacaaaaataaaagtatgaCATCTTGGTGATGTGATCATTTCTGTGAAAGGAAATATTCTGTGGTTAGCCTTTGTGAGCTAATAATAGTGAACATAAAATAATAGACACCGTTTTTAGAGCATGTGCCTGGCACAATTTTAAGGGTTTTTATaagatctgttttattttattttatttatttatttttttaaatttatttatttatttatttgactgcatgaggtcttagttacagcacatgggatcttgttccctgaccagggtttgaacccaggccccctgcattggaagcacagagtcttagccactgaaccaccagggaagtcccaagatctgTTTTATTAAAGAACTATTTTAAGTCTCTAATTATGGTGAACAACATCAGTATGGATGCCACGAATCCCACGTATACTTTGCAGAAGTTGTCATGGTACAGGGAAAAATGTACTGGCTTCTACAGCTAAAGCCCTACCTTGAGCATTTTCTCATCAAAAACTGGCGCCATAGCATAAGGCATGATGTAATTCTGCAGAGACTTAGAAGACAGCACGACTTTGCCTTCCACTAGTTGTTTTGCCAGTTTCTTCAAGGCTCTTGCTCTTCTGTGGATCTATGAGttagataaaatataaattagttaCTGAATGAGCTCACCACCCACTGGCTCCATTTCAGTGTCATATTCCTCTTCGATGAAAAGATTAAAAGAGTGAAATACAGTCCAAGTGTTACATGAGCAAACACCTGTGCCTTGATTTGTTTCCAGAGACATAATGCATAGCGTTTCTTTACCAATGGATCCGAGAGCATTTAAACTTCTTAGCAAATGGCAAAGAAAGGTGACACTCTTATTACGGCTTGTGACACCACCAAGTAAAGAAGCATGTCCTTTGCAAAGCTGATGACCACAAAGACCAAGAAATGAGAAGCTCAAAactttttggaaaattaaaatatatcttttaaaatgagaaccactgaaatgtttgtttcaaagacaagggggaagaaaaaagaactgtCTTCTACCTGAATGTGCTTCATATTCTCAAAGAAGTCCATTTCTGGATCATGGCAATTAGTAAGCTGAACCAAGTCTTTAAATTCTGGTTGATTTGGAAAGGTTTGAATTAAACAGGAAAGCAGTGTGGTATAATCCTGTTGAATACTCTGCAAATatcaagttaagaaaaaaaaaatttttttttaaagaatttgattaatacaaagaaaacaccaaaaagtcattaaattttttttaaaagtaaaacattccCAATGTAAAAACAAACtacataaaatcagaaatgattgTTCTCTTCTCCGTTTCCACTCCCCTGTTAAAAGTCTGGTAAGTATTCATACAATTAGGTATTTTAATTAAGTGTACTGAGGCTGACTGCTTTTCCACAAATTACAGCAGAActgcaggaaaacaaaacaaaaacccacagatAACAAGTACTTAATTGCAAACCCCAATACCTCTGTCTGGCTCTTCAATCCTTTCCTCAGTTTCTCTAGGAGAGAACGATGAATGATTTCTCtatattctttctctgtggcaTTCAAAGCAGCAAGCTTTTTGATGATATTCATCAAGCACATGCTTGCATTATCACTTAAAGACATGTCTCCTAACTGGACACAGGAAAAAGCCCAAATTATACTGTGCAATAACTGTTAACATGGACTATTATTTCCCAAATAAGATTTAGCCACTCTTCTGTATAAAACtctctactaagaaatgtcccaCAGGTACTTCACACTTAAGGAAGAACAAATATAGGGGTGTGAGGAACACAGTAAGTGACTTGGAAAAATCATGCTTACCGAGAAGGGTTGATTATTTGAGAAAATACTATGAGATGTACTTTTGTAAAATTACTGCTTTTGTCTTTTGAAATTTGGTATTTTATACATCatgggttgtttttctttctctcccccctccccccacttttaattgaagtatgagATACActttttaattatctttatttttcaaagcaaagAGAATAAAAGGTTCCCTAAAGCCAGTTTCAATATTCAAAACCAGCtgctcactcagaaggacagagCTGGCTGGTATAATTCTGGTGAGCTGCTCCAGAGTTCCTCATTTATAAAGAAGGTGGGTTGTAAGTGTAGAAAAGTATTCTCAACTACG
This genomic stretch from Cervus elaphus chromosome 22, mCerEla1.1, whole genome shotgun sequence harbors:
- the LOC122679869 gene encoding 60S ribosomal protein L39: MSSHKTFRIKRFLAKKQKQNRPIPQWIRMKTGNKIRYNSKRRHWRRTKLGL